Proteins encoded within one genomic window of Acidobacteriota bacterium:
- a CDS encoding S8 family serine peptidase, with protein sequence MPSRSEHGTRPDRHPARAWAALAAIALLCMSQVAVAAGAKLSPDLIATRAHGAGADQQRVLVLTTGGATSGSRQKVQDLGGAAGKELPVVHGFAASVRLDSLDAIAADPSVRRIVPDRKVATLMATTLTSSDAEEARRVSGLTGAGIGVAVIDSGVDPHEDLPNVAAFIDFLQPNSPKSDDEFGHGTHVAGSIAGAARPDPTAPGLEYGGVAPRASIISLRVLDRNGQGDVSDVIDAIGWAIQNRGRYNIRVINLSLGHPVMEPAALSLDAADDWIAPYSSRGPSLFDLTVKPDVVAPGHRIVSLRAVHASLDVQHPEARVSIGGGPNGKSLEPRYFMMSGSSMAAGVVSGAVALMLESDPSLDPDGVKARIMASARRLPFASIYDRGAGALDTAAAITATRAAGPATSPTVHSDGGTVTLDAPSDLYGDPSAWNLGLIWQNGFLLDPCATGEGLIWQNGLIWQNGLIWQNGAPTSSCTSGAGLIWQNGLIWQNGLIWQNGLIWQN encoded by the coding sequence ATGCCCTCGCGATCAGAGCATGGCACGCGTCCCGATCGGCACCCCGCTCGTGCGTGGGCGGCCCTCGCTGCGATCGCCCTCCTCTGTATGTCGCAGGTCGCCGTCGCCGCGGGGGCGAAGCTCTCGCCCGACCTGATCGCGACGCGCGCGCACGGCGCCGGCGCCGATCAGCAGAGAGTCCTCGTCCTCACGACCGGCGGCGCCACCTCGGGCTCCCGGCAGAAGGTGCAGGATCTCGGCGGCGCTGCGGGCAAGGAGCTTCCCGTCGTCCACGGCTTCGCGGCGTCGGTGCGGCTCGACTCCCTCGACGCGATCGCCGCCGACCCGTCCGTGCGCCGCATCGTCCCCGACAGAAAGGTCGCCACGCTCATGGCGACGACGCTCACCAGCTCGGACGCCGAAGAAGCCCGCCGCGTGTCGGGTCTGACCGGCGCCGGCATCGGCGTCGCGGTCATCGACTCCGGGGTCGATCCCCACGAGGATCTCCCCAACGTCGCCGCCTTCATCGATTTCCTGCAGCCCAACTCCCCGAAGTCGGACGACGAGTTCGGCCACGGCACGCACGTCGCGGGGAGCATCGCCGGGGCGGCCCGGCCCGATCCGACGGCCCCCGGCCTCGAGTACGGCGGCGTCGCGCCGCGCGCCTCGATCATCTCGCTCCGCGTCCTCGACCGGAACGGCCAGGGGGACGTCAGCGACGTCATCGACGCGATCGGCTGGGCGATCCAGAATCGCGGCCGCTACAACATCCGCGTCATCAACCTCTCGCTCGGCCATCCGGTGATGGAGCCGGCGGCGCTCTCGCTCGACGCCGCCGACGACTGGATCGCGCCGTACTCCTCGCGCGGCCCCTCCCTCTTCGATCTGACCGTGAAGCCCGACGTCGTCGCGCCGGGGCACCGGATCGTCTCGCTCCGGGCCGTCCACGCCTCCCTGGATGTCCAGCACCCGGAGGCGCGCGTCTCGATCGGCGGCGGCCCGAATGGAAAGTCCCTCGAGCCGCGCTACTTCATGATGAGCGGCAGCTCGATGGCCGCCGGCGTCGTCTCGGGCGCCGTGGCGCTGATGCTGGAGTCGGATCCCTCCCTCGATCCCGACGGCGTGAAGGCGCGGATCATGGCCAGCGCCCGCCGGCTCCCCTTCGCGTCGATTTACGACCGCGGCGCGGGGGCGCTCGACACCGCCGCGGCGATCACCGCGACGCGCGCGGCCGGCCCCGCGACCTCCCCGACCGTGCACTCGGACGGCGGGACGGTGACGCTCGACGCCCCTTCGGACCTTTACGGCGATCCCTCCGCCTGGAACCTCGGCCTGATCTGGCAGAACGGCTTCCTCTTGGATCCCTGCGCGACCGGAGAGGGGCTCATCTGGCAGAACGGGCTGATCTGGCAGAACGGCCTCATCTGGCAGAACGGCGCCCCGACCTCCTCGTGCACGTCGGGGGCGGGGCTGATCTGGCAGAACGGGCTCATCTGGCAGAACGGGCTGATCTGGCAGAACGGCCTCATCTGGCAGAACTGA
- a CDS encoding acetate--CoA ligase family protein: MAKLYEHQGKAILRKHRIAVPKGQVVTSAKEARAAAASLGCPVVVKAQTWTTGRAGLGAIKFAATPDEAEAAARSILGLKIGAFTVDSLLVEERLKIKDEFYAGVIVDDGARALTAIFSSIGGTGVEEIARSHPDRLATITFDVVEGLTDHAARNAIRRTGLKGDTLVKAATTLTALARAAKSVEARSAEINPLVVVEGGDLVAADCRITVDDYAVFRHPDLGIEIAREFDRPPTPLERIAWKVESEDYRGTFYFIQMEQGFRRGERVVGF; this comes from the coding sequence TTGGCGAAGCTCTACGAGCACCAGGGCAAGGCCATCCTCAGGAAACACCGCATCGCCGTTCCGAAGGGTCAGGTCGTCACGTCCGCGAAAGAGGCCCGAGCCGCCGCCGCATCGCTCGGCTGCCCGGTCGTCGTCAAAGCCCAGACCTGGACCACCGGCCGGGCGGGGCTCGGCGCCATCAAATTCGCCGCGACCCCCGACGAGGCCGAAGCCGCCGCCCGCTCGATCCTCGGCCTGAAGATCGGCGCCTTCACGGTGGACTCGCTCCTCGTCGAGGAGCGGCTGAAGATCAAGGACGAGTTCTACGCCGGCGTCATCGTGGACGACGGCGCGCGCGCCCTCACGGCGATCTTCTCGTCGATCGGTGGCACCGGCGTCGAGGAGATCGCGCGGTCGCACCCCGATCGCCTCGCGACGATCACCTTCGACGTCGTCGAAGGGCTCACCGATCACGCCGCGCGGAACGCCATCCGCCGCACGGGCCTCAAAGGCGACACCCTCGTGAAGGCCGCGACCACCCTCACCGCCCTCGCCCGGGCAGCGAAGTCGGTGGAGGCGCGATCGGCCGAGATCAATCCCCTCGTCGTCGTCGAGGGGGGCGACCTCGTCGCCGCCGATTGCCGTATCACCGTGGACGACTACGCCGTCTTCAGGCACCCGGACCTCGGCATCGAGATCGCGCGCGAGTTCGACCGGCCGCCGACGCCCCTCGAGCGGATCGCGTGGAAGGTCGAGTCGGAGGACTACCGCGGCACCTTCTACTTCATCCAGATGGAGCAGGGTTTCCGGCGCGGCGAGCGCGTCGTCGGCTTTCA
- a CDS encoding phosphoesterase gives MVSRTERLYQRDAFLTRFQAAVLDAIPERSSPAEDSARLAISLDRTAFYPTGGGQPHDTGWLAGLPVVDVRESESGPLHVVELRDAGGRPHGAHLTVGATVEGAVDWPRRFDHMQQHSGQHILSRAFVDVASAPTRSFHLGEAICTIDVALAEPDPDVIRAAEARANAIVWEDCEVRVREIEGNEAAAAGVRLKPGDPLRLIEVGGFDSTPCGGTHVARAGQIGLIGVLAWERWKGMSRVTFACGGRAARALRESHDAVSGCVARLSARPHELANAIDRLLLEREEISRRARALGEIVAAHEAAEIAATAPRAGGFQILRRSFTPAERSVDDALALTRLFASAPGRLAVVSVVDGATATLLAARCDREEAQGPKPPKMGDLVREIAASLGGRGGGSVTQGRAGGIPAARAGEAMDRVLAGHGAGPGDS, from the coding sequence ATGGTCTCTAGAACCGAGCGGCTCTACCAGCGAGACGCGTTCCTGACGCGATTCCAGGCCGCCGTTCTGGACGCGATCCCCGAACGCTCGTCGCCGGCGGAGGACTCCGCCCGCCTCGCGATCTCACTCGACCGGACCGCGTTCTACCCGACGGGGGGCGGCCAGCCCCACGACACCGGATGGCTCGCGGGCCTTCCCGTCGTCGACGTGCGCGAATCGGAGAGCGGTCCGCTACACGTCGTCGAGCTGCGGGACGCCGGCGGGCGTCCCCACGGAGCCCACCTCACCGTCGGCGCGACGGTGGAAGGGGCCGTCGACTGGCCCCGCCGCTTCGATCACATGCAGCAGCACAGCGGCCAGCACATCCTCTCCCGCGCGTTCGTCGACGTGGCCTCCGCGCCCACGCGCTCGTTCCATCTCGGCGAGGCGATCTGCACCATCGACGTGGCGCTCGCGGAGCCCGACCCGGACGTCATCCGCGCGGCGGAGGCGCGGGCGAACGCGATCGTCTGGGAGGATTGCGAGGTGCGCGTGCGCGAGATCGAGGGAAACGAGGCCGCGGCCGCCGGAGTGAGGCTGAAGCCCGGCGATCCTCTGCGGCTCATCGAGGTGGGCGGCTTCGACTCGACCCCGTGCGGCGGCACTCACGTCGCGCGGGCCGGGCAGATCGGGCTCATCGGCGTCCTCGCGTGGGAGAGGTGGAAGGGGATGTCGCGCGTCACGTTCGCGTGCGGAGGCCGCGCCGCGCGCGCGCTGCGCGAGTCGCACGACGCCGTGTCGGGGTGCGTCGCCCGTCTCTCGGCCCGGCCCCACGAGCTCGCGAACGCGATCGATCGGCTGCTGCTCGAGCGGGAGGAGATCTCCCGGCGCGCCCGGGCGCTCGGGGAGATCGTCGCCGCGCACGAGGCCGCGGAGATCGCCGCGACGGCCCCCCGCGCCGGAGGCTTCCAGATCCTCAGGCGCTCGTTCACTCCGGCGGAGCGGAGCGTGGACGACGCCCTCGCGCTGACCCGGCTCTTCGCGTCGGCGCCGGGGCGGCTCGCGGTCGTCTCGGTGGTCGACGGCGCGACGGCCACGCTCCTCGCCGCGCGATGCGACCGCGAGGAGGCGCAGGGTCCGAAGCCGCCGAAGATGGGGGACCTCGTCAGGGAGATCGCCGCCTCGCTCGGCGGGCGCGGCGGCGGGTCGGTGACCCAGGGGCGGGCCGGCGGCATTCCCGCCGCGCGCGCCGGGGAGGCGATGGACCGGGTTCTCGCCGGCCACGGCGCCGGGCCCGGCGACTCCTGA
- a CDS encoding SWIB/MDM2 domain-containing protein: MCQDSPESAIMDPVSSVSRVTSHSLQPLRSPSMPTASKTTKKPNAAFMKPMQPDDMLATVVGSKAIPRTEVTKKLWAYIKKNGLQDSKNRRMINADDNLKQVFGGKKQVNMFEMTKLVAKHLK, encoded by the coding sequence ATGTGCCAAGACTCCCCGGAATCGGCTATTATGGATCCCGTCTCGTCCGTATCCCGTGTCACGAGCCACTCACTTCAGCCATTGAGGAGCCCCAGCATGCCGACCGCGAGCAAGACCACCAAGAAGCCCAACGCCGCGTTCATGAAGCCGATGCAGCCCGACGACATGCTCGCGACGGTCGTGGGTTCCAAGGCGATTCCGCGCACCGAGGTCACCAAGAAGCTCTGGGCCTACATCAAGAAGAACGGGCTCCAGGATTCGAAGAATCGTCGGATGATCAACGCCGACGACAATCTCAAGCAGGTGTTCGGCGGCAAGAAGCAGGTCAACATGTTCGAGATGACCAAGCTCGTCGCCAAGCACCTCAAGTAG
- a CDS encoding diguanylate cyclase, giving the protein MTTRRNHLALLLSLLAFEGILISDPVRPWLPFSVWNFDATALSLAGCLAFAGLALVGGFLPFTFPGLSPLPSTFPLIAAALILYGLPMAAALAIATALVAAFRPPQMSDADVRIDLARLPSLLAGMGLGLLIADLAGYAIPGEPQQRGSFNFAETLTTCSVLASGGILAALVARYLEERGTAGSRAPIALAPTAASAAVSAALALAAAQAVRIWGLGPVSLWLVPPFAVAAPLAAAMARTRAHSRSAFERADGAIEIIEALALAIEAKDRTSARHLKRMRRLAAGVGRRLGMSAADLADLDLAALLHDIGKIAVPEWILSKPGRLTLEEYQKMTVHSQTGAGILEAVPFARHVAPLVRHHHEHYDGTGYPSGLSGLEIPLGARILAVVDAADSITSERSYRMAVDREAAFQFIEEKAGTLFDPRVVKVLIESYDLLAGDDAAGRDAVTAGGATAAPVEADAAADPTAEPTRPMQTVLDTIASSSMEIYSLHEIGQALGKALNVEESLALIAGRLGSLFHYSACAIFVLDREHGVLVPRLTAGTGADQLRTLEIPLGVGPSGWAAMERRTLVGAPPPDAGIRHGARTDLEAIKDRPEIAALTSCVVAPLMAESELIGVLTLYDTESNPYAADEERLLAMVGRQVGQAVRNGLLFERTQEATLTDALTGLPNTRYMFVAMEHEVTRARDTGMLLSVLVMDIDRFARVNEEFGHPAGDRYLIGVSKLIRTVLRDHDTCVRYSGDEFVAILPNVGREEAMQIGERIKKAVDEFGVDGRGGRRVKTTISIGHATYSLDGEAFESMILAADERLAAEKTERRSKDLSGASLLPFRRPRHSSNN; this is encoded by the coding sequence ATGACGACGCGTCGAAACCACCTCGCGCTTCTCCTGTCGCTCCTCGCCTTCGAGGGGATCCTCATCAGCGATCCCGTGAGGCCCTGGCTCCCCTTCAGCGTGTGGAACTTCGACGCGACGGCCCTCTCGCTCGCGGGATGCCTCGCCTTCGCGGGGCTCGCCCTCGTCGGCGGCTTCCTCCCCTTCACCTTCCCGGGGCTCTCCCCCCTCCCCTCGACCTTCCCGCTCATCGCGGCGGCGCTGATCCTGTACGGGCTGCCGATGGCGGCGGCGCTGGCCATCGCCACGGCGCTCGTCGCCGCCTTTCGCCCCCCCCAGATGAGCGACGCCGACGTGCGCATCGATCTCGCGCGGCTGCCGTCCCTCCTCGCGGGGATGGGGCTCGGTCTCCTCATCGCCGATCTCGCCGGCTACGCCATTCCCGGCGAGCCGCAGCAGCGAGGCTCCTTCAACTTCGCCGAGACGCTGACCACGTGCTCGGTGCTCGCGTCCGGAGGAATCCTGGCCGCGCTCGTCGCTCGCTACCTCGAGGAGCGCGGTACGGCGGGCTCGCGGGCGCCGATCGCCCTCGCGCCGACCGCCGCCTCCGCGGCCGTCAGCGCGGCGCTCGCGCTCGCGGCCGCCCAGGCCGTCCGCATCTGGGGGCTCGGACCCGTCTCGCTGTGGCTCGTCCCCCCCTTCGCCGTCGCCGCCCCGCTCGCCGCCGCCATGGCGCGGACGCGCGCGCACTCCCGAAGCGCCTTCGAGAGGGCCGACGGCGCGATCGAGATCATCGAGGCCCTCGCCCTCGCGATCGAGGCGAAGGACCGGACCTCGGCCCGCCACCTCAAGCGCATGCGCCGCCTCGCCGCCGGAGTCGGCCGCCGCCTTGGGATGAGCGCGGCGGATCTCGCCGACCTCGACCTCGCGGCCCTCCTCCACGACATCGGCAAGATCGCCGTCCCGGAGTGGATCCTCTCGAAGCCGGGGCGCCTCACCCTCGAGGAGTACCAGAAGATGACGGTGCACTCGCAGACCGGCGCGGGCATCCTCGAGGCGGTTCCCTTCGCGCGGCACGTCGCCCCGCTCGTCCGCCACCATCACGAGCACTACGACGGCACCGGCTACCCGTCGGGCCTCTCGGGGCTCGAGATCCCGCTCGGCGCCCGCATCCTCGCGGTCGTGGACGCCGCCGACTCGATCACCTCCGAGCGCTCGTACCGCATGGCGGTCGATCGCGAGGCGGCCTTCCAGTTCATCGAGGAGAAGGCCGGCACCCTCTTCGATCCGAGGGTCGTGAAGGTCCTCATCGAGAGCTACGACCTCCTCGCCGGCGACGACGCCGCGGGCCGTGACGCCGTGACCGCGGGTGGTGCCACCGCGGCGCCGGTCGAGGCCGACGCGGCGGCCGATCCGACGGCCGAGCCTACGCGCCCGATGCAGACGGTCCTCGACACCATCGCGTCGTCCTCGATGGAGATCTACTCGCTCCACGAGATCGGCCAGGCCCTCGGAAAGGCGCTCAACGTCGAGGAGTCGCTCGCGCTGATCGCGGGGCGCCTCGGCAGCCTCTTCCACTACTCGGCGTGCGCCATCTTCGTCCTCGACCGCGAGCACGGCGTCCTCGTCCCGCGCCTCACTGCGGGCACCGGCGCGGACCAGCTCCGCACCCTCGAGATCCCCCTGGGGGTGGGCCCGAGCGGCTGGGCGGCGATGGAGCGGCGCACCCTCGTCGGCGCCCCGCCCCCCGACGCCGGCATCCGCCACGGCGCGCGCACCGACCTCGAGGCGATCAAGGATCGCCCCGAGATCGCCGCCCTCACCTCGTGCGTCGTCGCGCCGCTGATGGCCGAGAGCGAGCTGATCGGCGTCCTGACGCTCTACGACACCGAATCGAACCCCTACGCCGCCGACGAGGAGCGCCTCCTCGCGATGGTGGGCCGCCAGGTGGGCCAGGCCGTGCGGAACGGCCTCCTCTTCGAGAGGACGCAGGAGGCGACCCTCACCGACGCCCTCACCGGCCTCCCGAACACGCGCTACATGTTCGTGGCGATGGAGCACGAGGTGACCCGCGCCCGCGACACCGGCATGCTGTTGTCGGTGCTGGTCATGGACATCGACCGCTTCGCGCGCGTGAACGAGGAGTTCGGCCACCCGGCCGGCGACCGGTACCTCATCGGCGTCTCGAAGCTGATCCGCACCGTGCTTCGCGACCACGACACGTGCGTGCGATACTCCGGCGACGAGTTCGTCGCCATCCTCCCCAACGTCGGCCGCGAGGAGGCGATGCAGATCGGCGAGCGCATCAAGAAGGCGGTCGACGAGTTCGGCGTGGATGGGCGCGGGGGCCGCCGGGTGAAGACGACGATCAGCATCGGCCACGCCACGTACTCGCTCGACGGCGAGGCCTTCGAGAGCATGATCCTCGCGGCGGACGAGCGGCTGGCGGCGGAGAAGACCGAGCGGCGGTCGAAGGACCTCTCGGGCGCCTCGCTCCTCCCCTTCCGCCGGCCGAGGCACTCCAGCAACAACTAG
- a CDS encoding amino acid permease produces MLRGLLRTKSLDHLLQEAEKGGLKRTLTAFDLMALGIGAIIGAGIFATVGTAAAGDANRPGAGPAIIVSFIFTAIACGFCALCYAELASLIPISGSAYTYSYATLGEIVAWIIGWDLIIEYAIGNVAVAISWSSYFNEFIGGFGLQIPMWLRSDIQTGLGCHRLLAGVASAATGDPGQLDMCKALIASAPSIAGWPVVLNVPAFVIVGLLTWVLVLGIKESSRVNNVIVGLKILIILFFIAVGFRYVRPANWSPFMPGGWAGVQTGAAIVFFSYIGFDAVSTAAEETKNPKRDLPLGLIGSLVVCTVLYIATAAVLTGMLPASKLTTAEPLAFALSERGLNWAAGLTSFGAVIALTAVLLVFQMGQPRIFFSMSRDGLLPPYFARVHPKFQTPHVTTIWTGVLVAVLSSVTTLQDMVNLTNIGTLFAFVLVCGGVVVLRATDPTRVRPFRMAWVPLFPLWLVVLYGMATLTEVAAWLRVGVAVVAVTGLSFNVAAAMRKVRGIEVAEWMKTDLALAGIACCLYLMDGLPWITWRRFAIWLLIGFVIYFFYGFQHSKLAKGRPAVTAP; encoded by the coding sequence ATGCTGCGAGGCCTTCTCCGCACCAAGAGCCTGGATCATCTGCTGCAGGAGGCGGAGAAGGGCGGCCTCAAGCGGACGCTGACCGCGTTCGACCTCATGGCGCTCGGCATCGGCGCGATCATCGGCGCCGGAATCTTCGCGACCGTCGGCACCGCCGCGGCGGGGGACGCGAACCGGCCGGGCGCCGGCCCGGCCATCATCGTCTCGTTCATCTTCACGGCGATCGCCTGCGGATTCTGCGCGCTCTGCTACGCGGAGCTGGCCTCGCTCATCCCCATCTCGGGCTCGGCCTACACCTACTCGTACGCGACGCTCGGCGAGATCGTCGCGTGGATCATCGGGTGGGATCTCATCATCGAGTACGCCATCGGAAACGTCGCGGTCGCGATCTCGTGGTCGAGCTACTTCAACGAGTTCATCGGCGGGTTCGGGCTCCAGATCCCGATGTGGCTGCGATCCGACATCCAGACCGGACTCGGGTGCCACCGGCTGCTCGCCGGCGTCGCCTCGGCGGCGACGGGAGATCCGGGGCAGCTCGACATGTGCAAGGCGCTCATCGCGTCCGCCCCCTCCATCGCGGGATGGCCGGTCGTGCTCAACGTCCCGGCCTTCGTGATCGTGGGGCTCCTGACGTGGGTCCTCGTCCTCGGCATCAAGGAGTCGAGCCGCGTCAACAACGTGATCGTCGGCCTGAAGATCCTCATCATCCTCTTCTTCATCGCCGTCGGGTTCCGCTACGTGCGGCCGGCGAACTGGTCCCCCTTCATGCCGGGTGGATGGGCCGGGGTCCAGACCGGGGCGGCCATCGTCTTTTTCTCGTACATCGGGTTCGACGCGGTCTCGACCGCCGCCGAGGAGACGAAGAACCCGAAGCGCGATCTTCCGCTCGGGCTCATCGGCTCGCTCGTCGTCTGCACCGTGCTGTACATCGCGACCGCCGCGGTGCTCACCGGGATGCTCCCGGCCTCCAAGCTCACCACCGCCGAGCCCCTCGCCTTCGCGCTCTCCGAGCGCGGCCTCAACTGGGCGGCCGGCCTCACCTCGTTCGGCGCGGTGATCGCGCTGACGGCGGTTCTCCTCGTCTTCCAGATGGGCCAGCCGCGGATCTTCTTCTCGATGTCCCGCGACGGGCTGCTCCCCCCGTACTTCGCGCGCGTGCACCCGAAGTTCCAGACGCCGCACGTGACGACGATCTGGACCGGAGTCCTGGTGGCGGTGCTCTCGTCCGTCACGACGCTCCAGGACATGGTCAACCTGACGAACATCGGGACGCTCTTCGCGTTCGTGCTCGTGTGCGGGGGGGTCGTCGTGCTGCGCGCGACCGATCCGACCCGTGTCCGCCCGTTCAGGATGGCGTGGGTGCCGCTCTTCCCGCTCTGGCTCGTCGTCCTCTACGGCATGGCGACGCTGACCGAGGTCGCCGCGTGGCTGCGCGTGGGCGTGGCCGTCGTGGCGGTGACGGGGCTCTCCTTCAACGTCGCGGCGGCGATGCGGAAGGTGCGCGGGATCGAGGTCGCCGAGTGGATGAAGACCGACCTGGCCCTGGCGGGGATCGCGTGCTGCCTCTACCTGATGGACGGCCTGCCGTGGATCACCTGGAGGCGCTTCGCGATCTGGCTCCTGATCGGCTTCGTCATCTACTTCTTCTACGGCTTCCAGCACTCGAAGCTGGCGAAGGGGCGCCCGGCCGTCACGGCACCCTGA